The following DNA comes from Silurus meridionalis isolate SWU-2019-XX chromosome 14, ASM1480568v1, whole genome shotgun sequence.
GTGTCtgcatacttttgaccatatagtttgtgttaaataaaaaaaaaaaaaaccattttttttttttttaaaacacattttcttactttcttttttctcttgctACAGAAACTGGCCAGTGGGAAAGTGGGCTTTAGCAAGGCCATGTCCAACAAATGGATTCGTGTGGATAAAGGTCATGAGGGAGGCCCCAGAGTCTTCAGGACGGCGAGTTTGTTTTGGCACTAATACAAAAATCTTGTCAGCTGACAGCAATTGCTGCAAGTTTCCACTCAGTAGAATGTGGTAGGTGGTGACAGCCTGTATTATAATAGTGCTTGTGCATATTACAGGTGGAAAGCATCGAGGATTCTGTGAGAGGGAAACTGCAGCTAGTGCAGAAGGGCCAGTCATCTCAactggaggagaaggaaaagaatgAACTGAAGAAACGAAAGCTGCTCACTGAGGTGTAAGTGGAACAGTTCTCCCAAAGTtatctatatatagatagatgATATATGATAGATATATAGTTATctatatagaaaataatatattcttggaacctttttttttttttttagatctggaaaaaaaaaaatttatatatatatatatatatatatatatatatatatatatatatatatatatatatatatatatatatacacacagattatctcacaaaagtgcGTACACCTTTCAccaacatttcagcaaccatttaagtttaatcttctcaagggacaataatatagaaataatacttggatatattttagagaagtcaatgtgcagctagtataacagtacagatttactgtcctctgaaagtAACTCAAcctacagccattattgttaaaataactgccaacataCATcatgtatcttgtattagagcagttaaaatttggtgcttttaaGTACATGTCTCTCATATTGACAActgaatgttcaacatggcacctcatggaaaagaactctctgaggatttgaaaattagatgttgctctccacaaagacggCCTGTACTATAAGAAGAAGGGTAACACACTAAAActcagttacagtacagtggccacttagaacaggcctcacaagggtcggtcaaagaagttgagtccagTTGCTGTgcgtgcagaagctggcttcaaaaaacacgcatgagtgctgccagcattgctttagaggttgcagaagcggaaggtctgcctgtcagtgctcagaccatatgccaTAAGCCCTGGtgagaaaattgtgtcttacctgcagtcaagcatggtggtgctgcAGGTACTGGGAGCCGAGGTTCATTAAGGAAagcatggattccaacatgtactgaagaagaaaatgctgtcctctcttcagaaactgggccgaatggcagttttccatcataaaaacaacccaaaacataccgccaagatgacaactgcctagCTGAGGAAGCTGATTGTGAAGGTGATTGATTGGCCAAGTAcatctccagacctgaactctATTGTACATCTGTGGGCACcttcaagcggaaggtggagaagctccagttgtctaacatccagcagctcagtgatgtcattatggaggagtggaagaggatcagcgcaacaacctgtgcagttctggtaaattccatgcccaggaggattagcacacaaaatattgacattttaaacagttttgacatgttcatgtaggatgtactcacttttgttgccagttatttagacaatattgactgtatgttgagttattttcagaggacagtaaatctgtactgctatacaagctgcacattgactactctaaaatatatccaagttacATTTCTATAGTCTTGTCCCTTgagaatattatattaaaatggttgctgaaatttgaGGGTGTACtagctttttgtttatttatatacatatatgtaattTGATAGATGCGTGCATGCAACAGTTTCAATTATTAGATTGTAGAAGTATTGTTTGCATATTCTCATAGTTTTGAGACAGCAGATGGCGCTAATCTTATCTTGTGTCGCATACTAAAACGTCAAGTAAATGTAGTACAGTAGACTGCCCCAAAagttaaggtaaaaaaaaaaatcctctctgtTTAGCTTAAAAATGTGTACTACCATAAGCATATGTAGCAGAATTGCAGAaagtagtatttttttttattattttaaggaGTATTATTTCTAATCAAATTTCATGAAAAGTTATTTTAGGATCTTAACATGTTTTTGTATTATCTCATATGTTACACaacatttatatgcatttacctgtgctttatttctattattttatgatTCCACCTCTTGTTTTATGTCTAAAGTAATCACAGCCCATATGAGTTGTACTTGACTGCTGCATATAAAACAACCCAGCTCACCTATTTGtcttgaataaatgtaaatgtggtaCAAACTGTATTTTTGTTATGCCACATGAATGATACATCATTTACACAAGGTATTGATATACTCaatatattcttatttcagTAATACGTTAAGTTTAAAGGCACAATAAATGTAGCTCAGATTTATAAGAGTAGGAACAAGcctttgtttgttgtgtgtgtgtgtgtgtgtgtgtgtgtgtgtgtgtgtgtggcctaaCTGGCTTTGGTCCAGCAGCACGGCTTTGCCTGGCTCTGGTAAATTTAATATCGCAAATGGATGCACCGCAGAGTACAGGTCGCTCTTTTGATTCAATTTGTCCATGGCATTACTGTGAACTGCATCTTGTATGGTCTTTTAGATAAAGTCCTCTCATTGTAATGAAGACCGAGCTCTTGTGTGCATACTATGATGTGCTGTAGTTGTATTAGGAGATTAAGTACATTTCTGATGTAGGCATAGAACATTTTcttctgtaaatgtgtaaaatgttccCCATGCTTATGTTCATCGGGTACTATATATGAAAATAAGCTTGTTGGTTGTGCTCAAACGGAATTGGTCTTCTTTCTGCTAGTATGAAGATTCCTCGAACATGGTCTTGTCCTTGTACAGCATGAATGTCTGTGTAGAGAATGAGTGCACTTAATACATGAATTAAGCCTCAAATTAGATACACTGATCTGTATTGGCCTGGTTGATAAGCTTATGTTTAATACGTTTGGATTTTCAGGACAGTAAAGTCCTACTGGATCACCAAAGGCAGCAACTTCAGCACCACTATCACCAAACAGGAGACTGAACTCACTCCAGAGATGATTGCTAGGTGAgctgttcaccatcagacatcACAAAAGAAGAATACATCAGTTTGGTGGTTGTTGCTGTAGTGATTGCgatcaaaagaaaaacaaccaaataatttatttgcttttttggtttggttttagTCACTTTTAGCTGATCTAAGAATATGACCATAAACTAGGGTTCCGGCATGTTATTCAAAAcgcatttatttctctcttgtTTCAGTGGAAGTTGGAAAGACAAAAAGTTCAAGCCGTATAACTTCGAGGCAATGGGTGTGGCTCCAGACTGTGGCCATTTGCACCCTCTGATGAAGGTGCGCACGCAGTTCAGACAGATCTTCCTGGAAATGGGGTCAGTTCCACCAAAGATTGCTTGTTTTTAGTCAGGGTATACTCTGTTACCTTTTACATTTGTTGTAATTGTCCTACAAGTGTTTTTGTAATGCAAGTATTTTACATAATAAACTGCTGTTTGCAGGTTCACAGAGATGCCCACCAATAACTTCATCGAGAGCTCTTTCTGGAACTTTGACTCTCTGTTCCAGCCCCAGCAGCACCCTGCTAGAGATCAGCATGACACCTTCTTCCTGTCTGGTAGGATTTCTATTTAGATCTGTTTCAGTGTAGGTCATGCTGATTGACCAAATGACTAAAATAACTGTGATTTCAGATCCAGCAGTAGCTCATAAATTTCCCCAAGAATACCTAGAAAGGGTGAAGAAGGTCCATTCAGAGGGAGGATATGGATCACAGGGGTGagttatgtattctttataAAAAACTAGTACCTATACCTACtgacctatatatatatatatatatatatatatatatatatatatatatatatatatatatatatatatatatatatatatatatatatatatatatatatatatatatatatatatatatatatatatatatatatatatatatatatatatatatatatatatatatatatatatatatatatatatatatatatatatatatatatattattttatatatatatatatatatatatatatatatatatatatatatatatatatatataaagctgagctatatacataaaacaagtgaaggaagaaaagaaaacatcacaATGTGGTCTGTAATGAATTAACTAATTTGACTTCCTGTTTAATTGTATATTGTTTTCAGTGGGTTGATGAGCTTTCTCCCACTTAATGTTAACTATGACAGGTACAAATATGACTGGAAAATTGAAGAAGCTCAGAAGAACATCCTCCGTACACACACGACAGCTGTGAGCGCACGCATGCTTTACAAACTAGCCCAGCAGGTAAACACTCATTCCCATTTACGCTCCACATGCTTAGTTTTATATCCGTTCTTCAAAACGCTCACACGAATAAGGTTAAAccacagtagtgtgtgtgtgtgagctacaTTAgtgcattatattataaacagcATTGTTGAATTCTCAATTTTGATCGTATAGAAGGTGTTGCTAGTTCATAATTGCTACAAATTAAAGCGTCAATAGGTTGTAACTGTAACTATAAGAAGTATGGCATGGTTCTGTCTTGTACGAAGAATAAAACTGCAGGTCATGCTGTCATAGTAAAATGATCAATATAACAGCATTATATCAGAGAGACTTTATTCTTTGAAATTTGATATTTTCTAATAAGGATGTTCTTGACTTGTCATGTGTTTAGGGTTTTAAAAGGatttagaatattttatacCATTTCTCTATACtggtttaaaattgtattagtTTTAGATCTGTTTCAGTTTAATGTTAAACCTCTATACTCAGATGTCGTTTGTGTCTACCCATTAATCAGGAGAAATTTACACCAGTGAAGTACTTCTCTATAGACCGCGTGTTCCGCAACGAGACTCTGGACGCCACTCACCTGGCTGAGTTTCATCAGATTGAGGGCGTGGTGGCTGATTACGGCCTGACCCTGGGTGACCTGATGGGGATTCTGCATCAGTTCTTCACCAAACTCGGTTAGTTCTACTTCAAGCTCTCTCCGAAAAGCTGAATGGCCGCTATTTAAAAATGCAGGAGCGAGTTCTAGAACTTGATCAGATTATTATTTAGTAGCAGTGCTtctttaaaaattgtatttaaaatgtcatgccaTTCTATCTTTCAGGAATCACTAAGTTGCGTTTTAAGCCAGCCTACAACCCTTACACTGAGCCCAGCATGGAGGTGTTCAGCTATCATGAAGGTAAGCAAGACTGGAATGTTTCCAGGTGTACTCTATCACATTTCAATTACAGCCAGACAGCAATTCGACCCTGAATCGACCCAATTGCAGGAAGTGAACCAAATGTGCCATGTATTTTCAGTTGTGggcaaaaataaattttttcatATGACCCATTGAACTGACGTCCGAGATGCAAACTGAGCCATAAGAAAGAGCTAAAGTGCTGCATAGAATGCAGTGTTCTGAGTCTGGCCCaatgaaaaagaagaatggaaaagaattgaaatataatatgtaaaaatacaTCATAATATACATGgtgttttgcaaaataaaaataaatcgtttttaaaattattgaatcatttattttaaataatttttcatgcttggtaattaaatttttttttattaatgctatTAATAATGTTATCGGTCTTAGTCTGACTAACACACATGCTTATGGTTTCTTCttactaaacaacaaaacactaaaaCTAAACAGAATGGTAGAATCAGTTCCTGTTTTCTCCACACTGCATAGACCAGTGATGCAAACTGTGAAATGGTTTTGATATTTCATTTTGTGGCAAAAACAAAGCAGCAAAGTAGCACAACttaagattgctttttttttatgggttttgctttgtttcacAAAAATGATGTTAAGATTTAAATTCGTTGCAGAAACGTGAGCAATTTCACGCTATAAGCCCTCACTGATTGCATTGAGCAGGGTACCATTAAAacgcatgttaaaaaaaaaaactgcactcAACATTTTTTGCTTGACACTCCAGTTTGATATAAAACATGCTTTTGTAATTGCTTGTTAGTTTTACAACGATGGGAAGATTGCTTTTCAGCAATCAATGCAAGTATCCCCACCCCAGTAAGTCCTGCAGAAAGCTGatactctgtctctctgtctcacaatTAGGTCTGAAGAAATGGGTAGAGGTTGGGAACTCTGGGGTTTTTAGACCCGAAATGCTGCTGCCTATGGGTTTACCGGAGGATGTGTCAGTCATCGCCTGGGGACTTTCTTTGGAGCGGTGAGTTTTAACTAGAGATGGTACACATCTGAAATTTAAACCCAGAATCTGTGTCAGGCGGAGAAgcgcaaaaagaaaaaatagatcGGATATCAGGCAGTGGTACCAGGTATATGATTCTGTTGTAAAAGGCAAAAAGTTCAAATTGGATTTGGAAAAGGAAATTATTCTCAAGCAAATAAGATGTTCTGGATGAAACAGGATCAGTATTTTGattgctttttatatttaatagcaTAATAGATTAACATGGGACTGGGCAATCAAGctttaaattaacaaataagaTGTATAATACAATTCTTGATTGGTCCACTGCTTTGTTAAGAGTAGAAAGATCCATATATACCCCCTATATAACCATGTAACATTTTCTAATCAGACTTGAGTCTGGCAGCTTGACAGAatccagctgtgtttgatttCACTCCTACAATCTCAAGAACACAAAAACACCAACATGTTTGTCCTACTTTGAAATCGCTTCAGACAGGGATCGCTATGTCCTCTAACTCgagtttgattgtgtgtgtaaattgaaGTTGGTTCCTCTCACCACAGGCCCACCATGATCAAGTACGGCATCAACAACATCCGTGAGCTTGTGGGGCACAAAGTAAATCTGCAGATGGTGTACGACAGTCCAGTGTGTCGTCTGGACTCTTAAACTGCAACCAGGAACAATCACAGGAAGGAAAATCTGTCTCTTAGAATCCTCTCATTCACAAATCTCATGGATTTATCCAATCGTCCTGGATCAGTCCACATTGCCACGCCAGTGACGTACACTCTGCTGGGGTCCACTTTCAGTATCTCACTGATTAAGAGACTATGTTGGGCTCTGACTctgagagtgaaaaaaaaaaaatgacacactTTAGGTAAAGCTGTCAGCTATGaaatatacgtatatatattcCCCATACGGTGCAGTTCTCCTCTCAATACTGCATGCACTCAGAGTTACTGTTAATACTGATTATTTGATTAGCATTCTGACTGTCAGCAGCATGtctgtatgtgttttattattgatttagtGCTTATATTTAATGAAGTACTATTTGCTCTGGCCCATGTCTCGTAACTATAATGCTGATATTCATTCACAGGTCATTATTGCAAATACACCAGCTAAAAGGGAAACATTTAtgttgtaaaaataataaattgaaactgtttaaaaaatggaattttaatgattttgtatgctctgtgagaaagagagagagagagagagagagagagagagagaatgtttcTACTTAAAGGTTACTTGTGTAATTAAAGAGCTTAAATATCCCCCTTCTAATCTGTCAATGTCTTTACATCTGAAGAAGCTTAGTGTGTTTGGTGACGTTTGCTTGAGGGATGCAAGCCGTCACATGGCTTAATGCGTGACCGTTTATCTTAAATGTTTACATCCATCAACAGTTTTAAGACATAGATACTGACCTACAAGACAGGGGTAatgctgaggtaaaaaaaattttagctTTTAAAATACACTTCTCGCTGGTATTTTTTTCCTTACCTGACTATATATCTGACCatttcaggtaaaaaaaaaaataataatcctgCTAATGACATGTTTATTAACAAGTGAATACATAGCTGCAAATTTAGGTGATATGTTGCAATCTCTGATTTTCACTCACCCATTCTTTGAACGGAGCTCGTTTAAACCTGATTTCTTaccattttaaaaacacttatAAGACTCATGAGCAGTCTGAATCTCAATGGTGCTCTCTAGGTGGGAGTGATGGCATACCATTGTCAATCACAATGACAAAAGCCAACTGCCAGCATctgagagcttttttttttttttttgcagacaaGGGCAGAAAGCCCTTAATTACAAGTGTGTTACACAGCATGCATATATTCAAAAATACATGGTTGGCAACTTTCCTTTATCTTGGAGGAAGCATGTTCAAGCCTTCACCATCTCCAGTTGGTAGTCATGTGATAGAGACCTGACTAGTGGATGACAAAGTTGATCTCATCATCCTAAAGACACCTTGATGTAAAAAGATTTCTCTTTGCGTTTGTCTGAGTCGTTGACCAAGTTTACAGATGACACCCATTTGAAAGGTCAGGCTTGGGGTTGTGTGATACACACCAATGAGAGCACAAGGAAGAAAATCATTTAAAGGATAAGTCTTAAATTAAATCAGTTTGCTAATCCTTACTTATTTGGCAACGTTTTAATGGGTAGTTTGCACAAAAAAATCTTGGATCAATAACtttaaaaaacaaccaaaatgaCAGTGACTATTTTCATTAAATAGATCCAGGTATAGGAATTCCAGGAAATATGAATGatgacaaattaatttatttgttgaaGGTAAAGTTGAAATTGGTACTCTTTGCTCTTTCTGTGTGGATGCTCCATTTTTGGAAACTCCATCATAATTAGCCAATAGCTTACAGTCCAACATGTACTCAGATTATACAGCCATTTCCTTCCCAAAACACACTAGTTGTGAAAAAATATTGTTGGTTCCATGGTCTTTTATAGATCTTGTGGAATAGAGCAGGTAAAGCCAGGGCTGGGGGGCTGCTCATGACTGTTAGTGGTACTGAGAGAGGTGGGGAGCTGCGAATGTCCTATATGAGGAAAGAAGGATGGGATGTACGGGATAGCAGTCAGCACTAAAGGACTTGTCTGAGGGCTTTCCTTCGGAGTTAATGGGATCACAACATCGTCCTGGTCCCACAGGTGGAAGGCATTGGTTTGGGAGAGAGACAGTGCAGGGTTGGGGCTGGTGCTTCgtacattattttctttctccagctcatcctcatttgggccAAGTGCACAGTCTAGAGGGGAAAAagtaaacatatacagtatgtggttgCTAAATTGCAATTGAAAGTTGTTTTGTACTcttaacaacaataataataatgataaaactatTATTACATACAACCAGAGTCAAAGTTTGTAGGTAATAATTTAAcctaatgaaataaaaatgaagttaaatatatttgtaatacaggcaaataaaattattaaactatGTTTAATAGGTCATATTTTCAATATTAAagctttttgtctttcttattGAAAAGATGCTTTTTCCCACACACACTTGACATTATGTTTTACACAGAGGGGTTCATGTGGGTTATACATAATGAATTTTATTGtcatatatttttcatgtttgcatgattcatttattttcaaatgtgaattttattttatttatttatttttaatgtttttctttttttttttatatagttttcttTACACATGATTATTTAATGTTATGTGATTTCAActgattattaatttaatttctttattaatttatttatttttggggttttttttgttaattgtcATGTTGTATCATGAACTTGTAACATCATGTGgatacaatataaaatgataaaatgtatttatatcgttttaattaatgtaaaaaaagattacattttATCATATCATTTGTGATTACTACTTCAGGTAACAATTAACTTtcacatgtaaaatatataaattatatataataatattgatatatcaaatatatacaaatatcaaatatgtaattatataaataggATTTATATGTATTTGATCAATTCATAAAGGATCATTCTACAGGATTCTACAAGTCCTGTGTTTGATTTATGCAGATCAGTGAATCATATAtaccttgattttttttgtacgagtttttaaatgtataagttTTGACCTAAATATTGGAACATGATGAATTATAGGAACTGTGACACTAAACAGTAATGCCATAGTGTTGCCAAACAAACAAGATATTTTGAAAAGGTTGCTGTTATATAGATAAGCTTTAATCCTCAACATTTTCTGGTCCTCCCTTCTCTAAACCCATGTCGAAAAACCTGGACATCATGACAGCACTGCATGTACCAAGTTTCCTTACCTACTACATCACTGGCCAGGTCTTTGATCAGATGTCCCACTATGGCATATGCCACTGCGACCACCACCAGAGCAGCCATTAACAAATAGAGCACAGCTTTGGGGAGTGGAATCAAGTCCCGGGTTGGTGCCTTGTATTCCTTGTATAAAGCATCCTCAGCAGGAAAGGAGTACTGATAGGCATGTCCAATCTCATCCGTCATGTTGAAACTGGTCATGTTTAGAGACATCAGGCTTTCTTGTCTTGTCCCAAGAAAAACTGCTTCTTCTATGTTTGTTACTCCTCACTAATGCACTCCTTGCAGTGTCAGTCCCATAATCTATAGATATTTACAGATATTCTGTCAGACCATTATGACTCAACTTCcactttaaattatataatataacataatataaaatataatataaaatataatatatcaaTTTGTGATCTTACCTGCAATGGAAGCATCATCCTGTCCATCCTGTTTctaatcattaaaaaacaaaaattgaagATAAATTTCTGAAGATATGTGAATGGCTCTTCTATATCGCACAACTGTTTAAGAGTGCGAACTGCTTGTCCTCTGGTGCGCCTCTTGTGCGCGCCCAGAGCGCCTCCTTACTGCGCATGTGCAGTGGATACTAGGGACGCGCGTTCGGTAACGCGCAGGACTCTAATTAGGCAGTGGACTCCACAAGAGGCGTCTCTCTGAACTGAGGCTTTTCTTCCCTTAGGCATCTGTTTACTCAACTAACTAATCCTTCTGAAAGCGGTGCTTGGTAAAGCTAATCATGACCCATTTAGAAGATACTGTGTGAATCAATTTGTCCATTTGTGTCCAGAAACCATGAACAATTTAGTGAACAAAACTACCTTTTACATAAACGGCTTATGTTTTTATCATATTCGTAATTTATGATTTGATAAAGACTTTATTAATCCAAAATGGAAATTGTCCTGTTACAGCAATCAGTTCACATATATACAACACAGTAAAAGCAGCAGGAATATAGAAGAATATTAAGGCTACTTTAAATTTAAAGATCACAATGAAAAAGAGGGTAAAATTGTATAACAGTGCGGTCAATTGGAAATCACGTTAAGGTGCATTAAAAAGGTAAAActttgcaaaataataatatactattaTTAGCATATACTGATTCTATGTGCATGATGATTTATATAACTTAAGTAACTGTACATAAGGTGCACCAGCAAgttgtaatattaataaaaaaataaaagtacaaatcaTATCAGTGCTGTTAAGTGATATACTTGGCCACTCTCACTTTCACATTCTGCTTCCTTAGCAAGGAAGTTGTCATCTAGCCGGTGTTTGGGGTCGTACCAGTGaacccagtaccagcagcactcatgcagtcTAAAaccataatgctaccaccaccatgcttgactgtagtcAAGACAATttttggtactcctcaccagaggtgggaagtaacgaagtacaaatactttgttactgtacctaagtagatttttctggcatcggtactttacttcactatttattttttagacaattttttacttttactcattacatttttacacaaatatctgtactttttacttcttttcaaaacaggctcgttactttagttttaatctatttggtgaagtgttaatattctttctttcgactgagaacagacattcctgatcacctgatgatcatcatcatctcctctctgcttgtgttctatatggtggatgttcggCCTGGATACATACTTTaggtaacacatttttttattcgttttgtattgatatattaattaaggctgtcaaaatgcaaattcattttaatgacactggttttattaacgcgcgatgaatgcagtgtgcatttctgtttgaccattttgaataaaaatatgaataaataaataaaaataaaacaaaagtaaaccCTTCAGCGCAAcatattcacgacgtcctttctttactcaaataattaatataaataaataaattaatactgaaaaattatttttaattagtaaacatttcttttactgatgcgccagtCAGCACCAAAAGCCGCCATGATACACACATTTGGCAATTAAaacagtccgtgtggaaacatagcagaagtcccgtttggtgtcctgatgttttacgtaatttaaaacaccataattactttaaaacaaaaatacaaaaatctaaatattttgtCTCTGTGTTGCTCtgtgttgagtatggtttcaataataaacat
Coding sequences within:
- the farsa gene encoding phenylalanine--tRNA ligase alpha subunit; amino-acid sequence: MADTGVLESLLRLVEKVDGGIDSQDVAVSLSVDHQVVVGAVKSIQALGEVIDAEQRSSKHWELTGEGSEIAEQGSHEARVFNAIPKEGLPQSQLMKLASGKVGFSKAMSNKWIRVDKGHEGGPRVFRTVESIEDSVRGKLQLVQKGQSSQLEEKEKNELKKRKLLTEVTVKSYWITKGSNFSTTITKQETELTPEMIASGSWKDKKFKPYNFEAMGVAPDCGHLHPLMKVRTQFRQIFLEMGFTEMPTNNFIESSFWNFDSLFQPQQHPARDQHDTFFLSDPAVAHKFPQEYLERVKKVHSEGGYGSQGYKYDWKIEEAQKNILRTHTTAVSARMLYKLAQQEKFTPVKYFSIDRVFRNETLDATHLAEFHQIEGVVADYGLTLGDLMGILHQFFTKLGITKLRFKPAYNPYTEPSMEVFSYHEGLKKWVEVGNSGVFRPEMLLPMGLPEDVSVIAWGLSLERPTMIKYGINNIRELVGHKVNLQMVYDSPVCRLDS